The following is a genomic window from Elusimicrobiota bacterium.
CCGGGGTAGAACTTCGCGGGCATGAGGTTAAGTCCTTGCGTGAAGGGCGTGTGGATATGCGTGATGCTTATGCGCGGGTAGAGAACGGCGAACTGATAGTATTTGACCTCAATATAACGCCGTATTCCAGTGCGGCAATAAAATGGAAGATTAATCCTTCACGTAAACGACGGTTAATGATGCATAAACAGGAAATTAGCCGTATCGCCGGTAAGGTTATGCAGAGAGGGTTTACACTGATCCCTCTGGAACTATACTTCTCGCATGGATGGGTTAAGTGTAAACTCGCACTCGCTAAAGGTAAGAAAACGTTTAACCGCAAGGACCGTATAAAACAACGTATCTCCGACCGTGACCTTTCCCGTGCATTGAAGTACAGAAGATAATTGTTGATGATATACAGGAGGGAATAATATTTATGAAATACATTATGGCGGTTGACCAGGGTACCACAGGTAGCCGCGCGGTAGTG
Proteins encoded in this region:
- the smpB gene encoding SsrA-binding protein SmpB: MKPKSVPEKKPILKVVATNRRALHFYELIETYETGVELRGHEVKSLREGRVDMRDAYARVENGELIVFDLNITPYSSAAIKWKINPSRKRRLMMHKQEISRIAGKVMQRGFTLIPLELYFSHGWVKCKLALAKGKKTFNRKDRIKQRISDRDLSRALKYRR